The sequence CACACAggcaatatatatataatatgaTACGAAGCAGCTTACCCGTCCGTTAGCAGATTTCGCGCAAGAACCGAAATGCGTAGTAAAGGGCATCGAGCACAGAGCACACGGAACGCACAGAGAGGCCACATGATACCTCAGAACACAGCTACTGGCGTATACCAGACGTTACAAAACGTCGAGTGGGGCCACCCAAGCAAGAACGAACAGAACAGAAGAGACCGTTGCATTAGTGTCTCCTACTTCGGTTGCAATGGAGTCCACGTTGAACCTCAGCGTGATTTATGTCCATCAAGAGACCCGAACAAATGCAAACAAGAACGATATTTCACTCAACAACAACACTCTCTTACACGAATCCTTCTTATATACCCACGGTAACAAGAATATAGAACATGTTGAGTGCTTGCCCTTCTTCACACTTGGAAATCGTAAAGATAACACAACCGAAGTGTGTTCGCATACACTGAAATTACATCGATTGCACCGTACGTGTGTGTGTGCTGGGTTGGCACATTAGTAATTGTTGAAACATGGTCAGTTACGATTAGTAAGACAAGAGGAAGTTTATATATTGCATAGGAATACACAAGACAAGAACTGGTTgatatcaatataattCTCCTTGTAAAGAATAATGGATAGCTTCCGTCTTCCCTCGAGTTAAgatacaatatatataaacatgCATATCCatacatacacatataCATGTTGATATTATACCTATATAGCTACCACCAAAGTAATATGTCATTTGGGCTGGGAAGTTCAATCACTTCAGATGTTAAGCACTTGATGTTATAGGATATCTACCATTTGTATGTTCGTGTGTTTTTCAGGTTCAAtttatacaaaaattaatcTCGCTCTTCGTTACTCTCTATTTGTTATTTCTGTTTCTGATATgtattttgtatatttattatctttaaatttcattttgatATGATGTATACTCTTACTCTCTCTTGTCTTGCtataatttattgtatcattcctatatatattttttcaacatacaaattaatgaatggttttttccattttgttttgttatAATAAACTCTAGGTTATTACTCTTGTTCTTAAATGTTTTAATGTATaactatatatacatatagTTATAGTATCGAATCTAATATTTGTGTATACATCAGTGTGCTACATCAAGTTAAGATATCACGTATACATACAGGAAACGCTAACACACGTTATCTATTGCAGATGTCCCAAATCgctaattcttcttcatgGACAAGTTTTTTGAAGTCTATTTCATCATTCAATGGTGACATTTCTTCATTGACTGCTCCTCCTTTCATTTTGTCTCCAACTTCGTTGTCTGAATTCTCGCAATACTGGGCTGAACATCCTGATTTATTCTTGGAACCTTCATTCATCAACAATGACAACTTCAAGGACTTGTTCAAGGACGTTGATCCAGAAATTGAATCCCCAGAAGTCGCAAGAATGTTATCTGTTACAAAATGGTTTATTTCGACATTGAAGTCACAATACTGTTCAAGGAATGAATCAATGGGTTCTGAGAAAAAACCATTGAACCCATTTCTAGGGGAGTTGTTTGTTGGTAAATGGGAAAACAACactaataaagaaaaattcgGCGAAACTGTCTTATTAAGCGAACAAGTTTCTCATCATCCACCAATGACTGCATACACAATCTTTAACGACAAAAATAATGTCAGGCTACAAGGTTACAACCAAATTAAAGCTACCTTCTCAAAGACTTTGATGCTAGGTGTCAAACAATTCGGCCACACCATCTACGAACTAGGTGGTGATATCGATgaacaatatttaattacGGTCCCTCCTTTACACATCGAAGGTATCTTGGCTGCATCTCCATTCGTCGAATTGGAAGGTAAAACGTTCATCCAATCTAGTACAGGTTATTTAGCAGTGATCGAATTCTCAGGTAGAGGCTATTTCTCCGGTAAGAAGAACACATTCAAAGCGAGAATCTACAACGATTCTGTTTCctataaaaaaaataaagaaaatgctCTATACACAATATCCGGTCAATGGTCGGGAACCTCCACCATAGTGAAGAAATCTGAAACCACCTCAAGCAAAGATGAAGCTCCTGTATTCTATGATGCCAGCAGAGATCCAATCGACCCATTAACCGTCAAGCCATTAGAAAACCAACATCCTCTAGAAAGTAGAAAGGCTTGGAGCGTAGTTGCAGAGGCTGTTAAGTCTGGTGATTTCGATTTGATTGTCAAAACAAAGACAGAATTGGAAGATGCCCAAAGAGaattaagaaaagaagaagaagctAATGGCATAGAATGGAAAAGAAGATGGTTCCAAAGCGTCGACTATGCCGAAGGTGCCGATGAAGATAAAGCCATCATCCCAGATGATGACGATATTTTTGCAAAATTGGCTGAAAAAATACAACTATCAACTAAGAACGTTCCAAGTGGTACAATGGTCGGTGACAAAGAAGACAAGAAAGAAGGTCTTTCCTCACAACATTGGAGATTCAACAGAAATGCTTGGGATAacgaaaaagaaattgctTTATAAGCATGgatgaatttatttaataccCACTTCTTTTTTAGTTAATCTTCATACATgtatattaatgaaattgtaaaaattacaatgaaactataatttaatttaacatTTAATGCTTTAATCAAACCAAAATAGAGCTTTACGTGGCACAGTAACTTGTTTCAAGCCATACCCTTAACTATCCACAGAACtacatatatgtatatatgtattgTACCTaaattattcttttctCAAGATTATCTTACAGATactgataatattttattgtcGGCCCAAAGATTTTGAGGTGTAGTTTTCTACCGTATTCGTTTTCCAGGTATAAAATGAGTTGAACTTATTACAGAACTCATTGTATCATATAGACTCAGTAAACTCTCAAAAAAAGCCATTTGCTAGGACCAATATAAATCACTATCTCATGGTTACTGTTCGGTCATCAACACCTTGtgaatttgttatttatatcattcaaaattaattacCAGCGCACTAGTCACTGCGCACGGTGCCAgctgaaaaattttaatgaagtAAGaatgagatgagatgagatgagatgatgagatgagatgagttcacattaatgaaaatgatagtTACTTGATTGATGAAACTTCgttctttttttataaaacatTCTTATGGTTTTCTTGTTATGGTATCAACTATTTCATTGTCTTTTTTGTATTCGAAATAAGAGGAAGTTAGCAAGTTAAGTAACATACCGTTGGTcatatattgataaatatataaactttGTTAATTAAGAAATGGCTCCATCAACTTCCATGTCTAGACCATCTCAATATAAGCAATCTTCCCGTAAAGGTAAAAAAGCCTGGAGGAAGAACATCGACTTATCTGATATCGAAAAGGCTGTTGCTGAGAAGAATGAATTTGAGATTAGTCATGGTACCAAAGATCTTTCTGACTTGAAAGATGATACTCTTTTTGCTGTCGACACAGTTGGTAACACtgaattaaaagaaaaactgattaaaagaaaacaaataaagaaaaatctGAAGAGTAGAGAGATTTTGGATGCTATCCAAACTAACTCGAAAGTCCCAGCTCTAAATCATCCAAGATTCAATAAATCTTCCAATGAAAActcaaagaaaaataaaattcaagGTGTCtcaaagaaagaaattagTAGATTGATGGCTATGGCTGGTAGAGTTCAAGGTGAATCCGTTGCTAAAAATATGATGGCAAAAGACGGTTTAATCAAATCAGGAACTAATGATTTATGGGGAGATGAACCAAAAAAGAAGATCAGCTTACCATCAGGAATTGAATTggattcaaaattaaaggatCAAATACCAGAAGAACTTCTAAATCAATCTACCACAAGTTGGAGTAAACCTACCACCAAACCAGTGACAATGGATTTAGCTCCTATTCAAGTAAAAGAGTTCGCAGATATGCCTCACGCAGGTAAGTCATATAATCCAAATACCAAGGATTGggaaaatttaatttccaacgaatttgataaagaaaTGGTGAAGGAAGAAAAGAGAGTTGCTCTAGAAGAATATAGAGCTCGTATTTCTCATCTAATTGAGGTCTTagatgataatgaagaagaatctTCAGATGAAGACGAAAATGAGAACACTAAGGAAGTGTCTGCTGacgaagaagatgaagaagatttattaaaacttTCAGTAAATCCAGTTGTTagaaataagaaaaaaactAAACAGCAAAGAAACAAGGCAAAGAAACATCAAGAAAAAGTTAGATTAcaagaagaattaaaaaaattaagagAACAAGTTAGAAAGTtagaagatattgaatcaCTCAACGAGGATGTTGAAATCGATGATCAATTAAAGAACtctttgaaagaaaatgcTGTAAATGCTCCTAAAATgaacaaaagaaatagatTAGGTACTAAATATTCTGTGATTGAAGCTAGTGTTGATGTCAAGTTTAAAGATGAATTGTCTGACTCTTTAAGAAAATTGAGACCTGAAGGTAATCTTTTATATGATACTGTTAGAAAGCTACAAAGTACAGGTAAATTAGAAGCCCGTGTACGTAAAACAAGACCTCaaagaaagaataaaatCACTGAAAAATGGACTTACAaagatttcaaataattttgaattttgcattattttctagcattaaatttattaacattatGTTAGGTTAAGTTATcatttcaaaagaaattggtACTCTAGAACattcaatgaatatatatatatgtgcaTCTGTGATTATGAATATGCtttagaattgaaaaaagttcataatttcattatctttctatatttattctAACATAAGTATCTGTATATTAGCAAATTAAcaatcaatttttaaaggtgaattaaaaaaaatattgtgttttatgattttaattataagaaaaatatctatttattaattattaactttttcTGGTTAGCTTTGTTAGTAAATGATAAtcatttcattttatataacttCTAACCTTTTTTGCAGTTCCCTTCTCTCTTCTTCCCATACTTGTACTTTCATTAACTTTGCTTCTAACTCctcaatttcattatcaattgaCGAGATAGCTTCGTCAGTCCCTAATGTCTGAAGTGTCCAAGTTCCCTCCTTATCCTCTGATATTTCTAGTAGTAAATCATGATATTTAACCAAAGACGGTCTTTGTGAAATactgataaaattaaatctatatttttttaacattttgAATAAGTAATCTTCCATGTCAACAGAAATTGCATTTGTAGCTTCATCTAAAATAACAAATCTAGGCTTATGGAACAAAATCCTTGCAAAATTCATCCGTTGCTTTTCACCTCCACTTAAAACATCCTTCCAATCGAAGACTGCATCGAAGTATGACCAACCTTTAtctctttttaataaatattcgAGTTTGACATCAGCCAATATTTGGACCAATAATTTATCCTTTAAACCTCTATCAAAGAATTCATCAGAACCCATTGGGTAAATTATCTGATCCCTAAATGTACCTCCTTTACTAAAATAAGGTCTTTGAGGAATGCACATCAACTCATCTTCTGCGGGAATCGACATCAAACCATTTTTGTTGTAAATTGGCCAAATTTCAGCTATTATCCTTTGAATAGAACTTTTGCCGCAACTATTTGGTCCTAGAATTAACAAACTTGATCCTGGACCATATGAGAAAGGTAATGTCATATCATAAATCGAATTCTTATTTGAGATATTCAATTTAGATAATGACGTATTTAAGTCTtgtaatgaatttattttcatagAAGATATTGGTGCAATGAATGGAGGGATTTGGAAAGTCAATTTTTTGATCAATTTTGATCCTAATTGCCCCTTAGTAGAAGGAATTATGACGTCGATGTTTTCAAATCTTAAACCATTAAAGTTCTTTTGTATAGTACCTCTAATAACTGTGCTATCAGACGAATTAATTGAACTAGAAACTTTATCTGCtttcaaattaaatgatttcGATTGTGCCCCAGTTAAGTTCTCCATAGATCCAGTTCCATTCGAGCCCACAATATATGCACCATAGGCAAAGTCATTGGAGTGAACTCTATGTAAAGTACTAATCAGCGTGAAAATTCTATTAGTATAACCCGTTAATTGtgaaatatctttaattgaGTGCATTAATCTCGAACCTGCATCAGCTAATGATAACATTAGTCTTTTATTAACAATGAATTGTTTCATATTTTGTTCTTCAGAATTTATACCAGAAGCAATTGTAGTGAAAATAATTGGGAAAGATGCAAAAACATATCCTAGACCGGACCAtgtatatttcaaaatatatccTTCTatcatattataattaaatttacttttatCCATTATAAGCATCTTATccatcaaaatataatataattgttttaCTTTTGTTGTTTCTACATTAGTTCCTTGGtaaaatgatatttcttcacaattattaattaaatttaagtGATAGTTATAGTAATCACCATCTGACGCAGACATGTCACTTGCCAATCTGCCCAATGGTGGAGCAAATGCTCTTAAGATATATCCagtaacaaaataatttataaatataccAGCAACACCAATGGAGCCAATATTATCTCTAAGATAGACGgaaaagaatattaaatcaattacaGGTTTTGCAATATTAGCAAATATAGAAGTTGAAGCATCACAAAATTTTGCAATATCATTTGTAATggaattatcaatattttttataattgaagaatttgcattataatcaaagatgattttataaaaagataattttttatccAGATATAAATCATGAATATACCTTGTTAAATTCACTCTAAAATTTAAActtaattttctttgtaataatttaatagcAGCATTCGTATATGAAGCTGGAAATGCAATCAAAAACCAATAACCTATATCgacaataaaattttttaatcttCCAGAAATTATATCTCTAACAATTCTACCATCTAGTCTTGCAACCAATAAGGATAAATACGttcttaatattaaaaaaaatatttgtaagAATAGTAAAATCGAATTCTTATCAACAATAGTGggaattaaaatttttgataatacaCTCAATTGACTTaagaattttgaataaaacaattgagATTTTTTCAGCTTCCCCATTtcaacatttttaaataaaaatttatcatgttcaaataaatcttcATCTCTTGGAGgaatgaatattttcttaaaCGActgttttatattatttaaatttgtcCTTGCCATGCCACTAATGTTTCCTAATTTACTATTTAATGTAATATCCCTATTTGATCCGACCAAattcatattattatcttcatgTATGTACATAACCCTAGCACCTGTATCAAGCATCATTTGAGATCTTGTTCTTCTCAAAACCGGTTTACCATTTCTTCCATTACGTGAATATGAATTAACTATTAAATTCTTGAAAActtgaattattttataaccAGTGTATGAAACAGTAGTTGATAAAGTAATTCCTGACAAAATAATAGTTAATAGTATCATAATTGCTctatttcttaattttgGAGTACGAGTTGGTGATTTTATCACATCAACCAAATGCAATAGCAACGTCTTATAATAAGAACGGAAACTCAATAAACTATTACTACTAGTTGTAATATCAAACTCGATGCACCCTTGGTGCAGATTTATGAGCAGATCTTTCAGTTTCTTCCTTGAATCTGATTTACtcatgtatatatatcgTCTGTAAAGAAGTTTCTAATATGTTGCTATATCGAAGTCTTTACAACATAATTAGCcattacaaatatttttgttaaaaaagaataaaaccaaaagaataaataaaacttaaaagaagaaaatctTCTTCCTTATATACCATTTCCTTTTCAAGTTTTTTAACCGCCCATCTTTTATCCCCTTATTTTGAGAGTCATGCTTATCATCATCCTTTCACTGTGTGGGGGgtaaagttaaaaatacattttaccccaattttttttcattttctttaaatttttagcGAAGTATAAATAACAGGTAAATGATGACAGTTGTTCCTTTAAAAGAAGAGAGCGACAGAGAGATGATACGATGAGAACTGATGTGATTAGTTGGGATGGGATGGGATGGGATGGGATGGGATGGGATGGAGTGGAGTGTAATTTCtatgataatgatattagCTTAACTCCGGACGTCCGATAGTAGCAGCAATTTATGGGGATTGTATTAATTGATGGatcaataatttcatatACATCGCTATGTTATGCATGTGTTATCTATTAATCAACTCCTGTAATTATATATGGAAGATTAGAATGGTAGTTTTATATATGTCGGTCTGTATATATTGGCCATGGTGAGTAGAGTTCTAAAATCTATTTTTACGACTACGGCATAGATTCACTGGTATCTGTATCGTATTATGTTAAAGCATCTGTTTCAAAGCATCGATTAGATATGTATAACTAAACTACGTTTATATCAGTTTCTAGTATTGCACACTGCCCCTATAGTGTTTTTTCCTGTGGGAAAAAATGAAGCATTCGTATATTCGGAGAATGAGCCATCAAAGTagtcaaaaaaaatagactTTATTGAgatttatcattttaaGATATAAGGAAAGTGAAATTGTATTTTATAGCTGTAGTaaaatcttcttcttatttTGTGGGCAGAGTTGTTTGGTGGAAAAGAGCAAGGAGGAATAATCATTTCAGGTTCCAGGACACATTCACAAATCAATTATGTCGACTTCCCAGTTAAGAAATGGACCATCTCTATTTGAACCAATTGTTCCATCGATTGAGCCATTACaatttaaattgaaaattgatTCTGATAAAGCTGTTACCGCTTTCCCAATCTATAATGCAGGTGAAATACCTGAATCTCTTTTAGACTTCATGCATAATATGTTCAATGAGGAAATTTTAAGAGGCGATACGTATCCATATTTTAACGTCTTAActaaagaagaatttgttAATTACTGGTTTAGTTCCTTTACtgctattttattaaacaCGGATAACACTTCTCTTTTAGTCGATCTTGTTGCAAACAAAAGTGAAAAGGATGTCACCTATTGGAATGAAATGCTATTAGGTACATTTTACATCAAACCAAATTATAGTGGAAGATGCTCACACAATTGTAATGCTGGGTTCTTAGTAAACTATCATCAAAGAGGCCAAAAGATTGGTTACAGATTAGgtcaaatttatttacaatgGGGACATTTGCTGGGTTACAAATACTCTATATTCAATTTGGTCTTTGTAACTAATGTCGGCAGTTGGAAAATCTGGGATAAATTAGAATTCGACAGAATTGGTCTTGTTCCAAGAGCTGCTATCTTGAAAGGTTATGATGAACCAGTCGATGCTATAATTTACGGTAGAGATTTAACATCTGTTAAGGAAGAACtattaaatgatttttatAAAGTTTAAAGGAGAGTAACTACTGCCAATCAATTTGGATCAGTATATAGAAAAAATGTCACAATCTGTTTCTTCTCTGTGTCTTAACTTATAGATAGTATCTCTAATTTTTGCATATTTAAGGCTATTTCTTAACTAtgagaaaaagaattatgtAGATATAACCCAAtctcattttcaataactaGAACTGTTTATTAAACAACTAATTTACTTATTGCCTTCTCTTGCATTGTTGAATGCTTCAAGTAATCAGAGTTCTTCAATAATGTACAAACAAAACTGTACctaaattttattttatttttgatgaCAGGTTCATTAATTTGGAATCTggaataaaaattttctattattacGCGAAACTATTCATTAAacactatatatataaatattgaaattttatatatgacAAATATATcagatttatttttgaaagtaTTAATCAAAGCTCTGATAGTTTAAGATTACGAAGCTCAATTTCGTAGAGGTCCGGCACTTGAGATGGCTGTAGCTGAattgataaagaaatttGAAGAGATTTCTAAAGATGTCGAAGCAACTCAAGAAAATTTGGAAAAGGTAGTATGCGATGAGCAAACAGATGAAATTAGTGAAAATACTGAAAATTCCAACAgtaatgaagaaattaacaCATTTAATTGTGATGTTGATGAAGTTCCAACCAATAACATTAGTGAAGATTTAGGTGCTGATTTGAAGGGTGCTGAAGTagttgaaaatgataacaaACTTACAACGGAGGAACAAAATGCTATGGCACAGGAcataaaagaagaaattctTAACGCTGTAGCTCATGATTCATCTAATGTTGCTgacaaatttgaaaatgaaaatgaaatagtAACCAATGAGAATAATTCCCGTATAGGGAGAGATGAGCCATTTGAGTTTGGTAAACGTCAATTAACTGAATCATCTGATGTTTGGGATCACAATGCTTGGGATAATGTTGAATGGGGTGAAGACCAAGTAAAAGAAGCACAAGCTAAAATTGAACTTCAATACGAAAATCCTGTGTCTGATTTTGACAAAgctttatttaataaaaaccCTGCAAGATACTGggatatattttataaaaataataaagagaatttctttaaagATAGAAAGTGGTTACAGATCGAATTTCCAAGTTTGTACGCTGCAACTAAAAAAGATGCAGGTCCAGTCACTATATTTGAAATCGGTTGCGGTGCTGGCAATACCTTTTTCCCAATTTTAACTGAAAATGAGAATGAGCATTTGCGGATTATTGCTGCTGATTTTGCTCCAAAAGCTGTTGAATTAGTAAAATCTTCGGAACAATTCAATCCAAAGTATGGCCACGCTGCAGTTTGGGATTTAGCTAATTCTGACGGCGCTCTTCCTGATGGTGTTGAAGAACATTCTGTCGATATTGCTGTCAtgatttttgtttttagtGCATTAGCACCAAATCAATGGCAACAGGCATTGgataatttaaagaaagtATTAAAACCAGGTGGCAAAATTCTTTTTAGAGATTATGGTAGATACGATCTTGCGCAAGTAAGGTTTAAGAAGAATAGACTTCttgatgataatttttatGTAAGAGGTGATGGTACTAGAGTATATTTCTTCACAGAAGAAGAGTTAAGGGAGATTTTCACAAAGAAATactttattgaaaataagaTCGGAACTGATCGAAGATTGTTAGTCAATAGAAAAAgacaattgaaaatgtatCGTTGCTGGTTGCAAGCTGTCTTTGAAGTTCCAGAATAATTTCATTGCaccattttgaaaataaataaatataccCAGCAAAAAcctaataaatattttaaagcatataaatacatattttaagaatatcatttaatattatacaGTAATTTAATACTTTTAGATTCAAGtttttttcatatattttcGTGAATTCGTTAATAGAATTAATTGAactgattattattagatgagAAACATATAGATAAATGCAAAAATCCATCGAAGTTCAGAAATCTTTTATAaagttcaaatattaatatctCCAGTGGGATTATGACCCCATTACAAACACATTGTACTTCAGAACTATTCTtacttttgaatatttcaGGATATTCAGAATTCAAAACATTAAACACCGTCGGATGCCCATTATCAGCATCATGatcaattttaatgaacGGTAGTTTTTTCTGAAGGTTTGGATAATTCAAGTGAATAATCACAGGAACGTTTCTAGGATGTGACGGTCTTACCTTCATAGCGAGATCATTAAAATCAGAcaaatttcttttctttacGCTATCCCAAAATTTTTGCCAATCCTTCATTGAAAAGGACATTACCTTCTTTGAAGATCCATTAAGTATATAACAAGCTTGTTTCCACTGATGCATCCAATAGCGTCTTATTTGTTCTTCCTCGTCGATTATCGGTATGAGACCATTTGGTATCTTAGTACCGCAATGCAATTCTAACTTCCAAATATTCAAGTGATCATTTCTATCTAATAAAATCTCTTCTCTATCATTTGGCATTATATTAGTCATAGTATCATATAAAGCACCTATGGGAAAATTCCAATACAAGGGAACATTTTCATATTCGAACCAAAAGAAGCAGTCTTTATTCGACTcgtttatatttaaattgagATAATTCCGAAATCGTTTCAGTATAACTTTCAtataaaatacaatataaCAATCCCTTGGTACTCTTATATTCGTTATTATTGGATCTTTCAGATGATTCACCACCATCGCTGATGGATGTAACGatatttgtaaatttaACCCACCATTCCAAACGAGCTCACGTATTTCATCCATACCAGGATAACTTCAGTAGCAACTCTTATTATAACACCATTTAGTGATCCATATCACCTCAGTATTTAACTAATTACAAAGTTAACAGTTATTTACACTTTTGTGTATTTGTAGTAtttaaaatgatatatatatatatatatatatatatatattttttcagttAATAAAACCGCTAAGTGATGCCAAGCTTCCTTAAGTGTAATAAGGTAAAACTTAAATTCTACATAcctaaaataaaataatctaTAACAGTATCCTCATTAGGTACCCCaaattgattaataaaatactaTTATATCATTGATATCTAGTccattttattaattatcGATGGAGTAATGTCAAATTTCAACGCACGACCTATCAGTAACATCTTTCCCATACCAGACAACCCATTCTTCAGAATACTTTTTATGGAATTCGGAATATGGATCATCATATGCTTTCATGGCATCCATAGCTGCTTTGATGTTATAATATGAAATAGAAAGACATACTTTTCTTGACACAATTGGCGTTATATCTACAATATTGCcgaattgaaagaaatcTTTTCGTACTTCTTCGATATCAAAATAATCTATCAGAAATTCTTTTGAGACCTGCTCTTGCTTTTCTGtagttttattatatcGTTTCATAATCAAAGTCCTTGAgatattattgtttattgtGCTATCGAATGCCTTATTGGAATTCAATAAGTTATTATTCGAGCCAGGTTCAGAATAGAGTCGTTTACCATTaatatgaaataaatgTGTTCTACTGTATCTTAAAAAGTTGGTAGCATCAgcttttttcaaaaaaacaaGTTCCATATCTTGATTTCTTGATCTACTTTCATCATGcttaattaattttaatgattctaATGGACCCCCGTATATTTGAGATATAATACT comes from Tetrapisispora phaffii CBS 4417 chromosome 4, complete genome and encodes:
- the KES1 gene encoding oxysterol-binding protein KES1 (similar to Saccharomyces cerevisiae HES1 (YOR237W) and KES1 (YPL145C); ancestral locus Anc_8.658), with product MSQIANSSSWTSFLKSISSFNGDISSLTAPPFILSPTSLSEFSQYWAEHPDLFLEPSFINNDNFKDLFKDVDPEIESPEVARMLSVTKWFISTLKSQYCSRNESMGSEKKPLNPFLGELFVGKWENNTNKEKFGETVLLSEQVSHHPPMTAYTIFNDKNNVRLQGYNQIKATFSKTLMLGVKQFGHTIYELGGDIDEQYLITVPPLHIEGILAASPFVELEGKTFIQSSTGYLAVIEFSGRGYFSGKKNTFKARIYNDSVSYKKNKENALYTISGQWSGTSTIVKKSETTSSKDEAPVFYDASRDPIDPLTVKPLENQHPLESRKAWSVVAEAVKSGDFDLIVKTKTELEDAQRELRKEEEANGIEWKRRWFQSVDYAEGADEDKAIIPDDDDIFAKLAEKIQLSTKNVPSGTMVGDKEDKKEGLSSQHWRFNRNAWDNEKEIAL
- the NOP53 gene encoding Nop53p (similar to Saccharomyces cerevisiae NOP53 (YPL146C); ancestral locus Anc_8.659), which encodes MAPSTSMSRPSQYKQSSRKGKKAWRKNIDLSDIEKAVAEKNEFEISHGTKDLSDLKDDTLFAVDTVGNTELKEKLIKRKQIKKNLKSREILDAIQTNSKVPALNHPRFNKSSNENSKKNKIQGVSKKEISRLMAMAGRVQGESVAKNMMAKDGLIKSGTNDLWGDEPKKKISLPSGIELDSKLKDQIPEELLNQSTTSWSKPTTKPVTMDLAPIQVKEFADMPHAGKSYNPNTKDWENLISNEFDKEMVKEEKRVALEEYRARISHLIEVLDDNEEESSDEDENENTKEVSADEEDEEDLLKLSVNPVVRNKKKTKQQRNKAKKHQEKVRLQEELKKLREQVRKLEDIESLNEDVEIDDQLKNSLKENAVNAPKMNKRNRLGTKYSVIEASVDVKFKDELSDSLRKLRPEGNLLYDTVRKLQSTGKLEARVRKTRPQRKNKITEKWTYKDFK
- the PXA1 gene encoding ATP-binding cassette long-chain fatty acid transporter PXA1 (similar to Saccharomyces cerevisiae PXA1 (YPL147W); ancestral locus Anc_8.661): MSKSDSRKKLKDLLINLHQGCIEFDITTSSNSLLSFRSYYKTLLLHLVDVIKSPTRTPKLRNRAIMILLTIILSGITLSTTVSYTGYKIIQVFKNLIVNSYSRNGRNGKPVLRRTRSQMMLDTGARVMYIHEDNNMNLVGSNRDITLNSKLGNISGMARTNLNNIKQSFKKIFIPPRDEDLFEHDKFLFKNVEMGKLKKSQLFYSKFLSQLSVLSKILIPTIVDKNSILLFLQIFFLILRTYLSLLVARLDGRIVRDIISGRLKNFIVDIGYWFLIAFPASYTNAAIKLLQRKLSLNFRVNLTRYIHDLYLDKKLSFYKIIFDYNANSSIIKNIDNSITNDIAKFCDASTSIFANIAKPVIDLIFFSVYLRDNIGSIGVAGIFINYFVTGYILRAFAPPLGRLASDMSASDGDYYNYHLNLINNCEEISFYQGTNVETTKVKQLYYILMDKMLIMDKSKFNYNMIEGYILKYTWSGLGYVFASFPIIFTTIASGINSEEQNMKQFIVNKRLMLSLADAGSRLMHSIKDISQLTGYTNRIFTLISTLHRVHSNDFAYGAYIVGSNGTGSMENLTGAQSKSFNLKADKVSSSINSSDSTVIRGTIQKNFNGLRFENIDVIIPSTKGQLGSKLIKKLTFQIPPFIAPISSMKINSLQDLNTSLSKLNISNKNSIYDMTLPFSYGPGSSLLILGPNSCGKSSIQRIIAEIWPIYNKNGLMSIPAEDELMCIPQRPYFSKGGTFRDQIIYPMGSDEFFDRGLKDKLLVQILADVKLEYLLKRDKGWSYFDAVFDWKDVLSGGEKQRMNFARILFHKPRFVILDEATNAISVDMEDYLFKMLKKYRFNFISISQRPSLVKYHDLLLEISEDKEGTWTLQTLGTDEAISSIDNEIEELEAKLMKVQVWEEERRELQKRLEVI
- the TPHA0D01180 gene encoding uncharacterized protein (ancestral locus Anc_8.663), which codes for MSTSQLRNGPSLFEPIVPSIEPLQFKLKIDSDKAVTAFPIYNAGEIPESLLDFMHNMFNEEILRGDTYPYFNVLTKEEFVNYWFSSFTAILLNTDNTSLLVDLVANKSEKDVTYWNEMLLGTFYIKPNYSGRCSHNCNAGFLVNYHQRGQKIGYRLGQIYLQWGHLLGYKYSIFNLVFVTNVGSWKIWDKLEFDRIGLVPRAAILKGYDEPVDAIIYGRDLTSVKEELLNDFYKV